The following are from one region of the Polaribacter marinaquae genome:
- a CDS encoding Npt1/Npt2 family nucleotide transporter — protein MKKIISKTFGLRDDEISISFFMFLYIFIIITTLLIVKPTVNALFVSKLGADSLPLGYLLVASVAVLTSYFYNRAIRYFSLVKVTVISLIIFSIAFIALALIIKFTVISNWLLYFYYTFISLFAVVATSQFWLFANMVFNAREAKRNFGFIGAGAISGGIFGGYLTSIIATSFGNEVAIFMAAALILLCIPILKKVYNLKIKFLNTFKRKQVIADQENLESSSLKLIKNSKHLTYIALITGIGVVVAKLVDFQFSDFAQKALPDSDDLAAFFGFWFSTFNVIALVIQLFLTNKVLTRLGVSTTLLILPLTIAFGSLLFLTFPELWVLIIIKGIDGSAKQSVNKAAVELSIMPIPIQIKNQAKSYIDVVIDSIATGFAGFLLIFLIKRLNLDTTYITVIILFFTFVWILFIYKLREAYFTSFKENIQKTLTLENVKSKKRTNTIADFKQILSSGNEEAILSALNRLKDYKQTNFNQAIIRLLEHPSNKIKTKAIEYLDAFESVNILDKVEVLVYEKDDLLVYIALDYILAHSPISDTSFFNKYLNHSNEYIANGALHSLAKQSYNNAKLGLKYNVLGRLDEKVVALNNGNLSDRQEVLAGLLMSIAYVRMTSNYHLISKHLKNSNPYIAKFATISAGITSDEIFIDDLLNLLLKKKYRKRAVKALKNYGPKIIDYLFKLDKKGILKPSIKKHLPRIVESFKNEKSVKILLRLLRSRNAVTRLYASNSLIKILKKNKNLSVSNRVVKNQILRESNYYKNTLEIITSIENLINLESSLSEEGITELNVVRNNLISELEILLDNNLKAIFNLLSLLYNAEDIKMTYVGIQSEIKEAKINSLEFLDNILQSKIKTMVLPIIEYYVVDDANYKATIINLNPIKERKALRRIIRMGNFKLKILVIKYVQISNNKNLISVLLPLKQFKNVDVKALATKTYHLFISNNN, from the coding sequence GTGAAAAAAATTATATCAAAAACATTTGGATTAAGAGATGACGAAATAAGCATCTCTTTTTTTATGTTCTTATATATTTTTATCATAATAACTACTTTATTAATAGTTAAACCAACTGTAAATGCACTTTTTGTTTCTAAATTAGGTGCAGATAGTTTGCCTTTAGGATATCTTTTAGTGGCAAGTGTGGCAGTTTTAACTTCCTATTTTTACAACAGAGCCATTAGATATTTTTCTTTGGTAAAAGTAACCGTAATCTCATTAATAATATTTAGTATTGCCTTTATAGCTTTAGCTTTAATAATTAAGTTTACAGTTATTAGCAATTGGTTATTATACTTTTATTATACATTTATTTCTTTGTTTGCTGTAGTTGCTACTTCTCAGTTTTGGTTATTTGCAAACATGGTTTTTAATGCAAGAGAAGCAAAAAGAAACTTTGGGTTTATAGGGGCAGGTGCAATTTCTGGAGGTATATTCGGCGGATATTTAACAAGTATTATTGCAACTAGTTTTGGTAATGAAGTCGCTATTTTTATGGCGGCGGCTTTAATTTTATTGTGCATTCCTATTTTAAAGAAAGTTTACAATTTAAAAATTAAGTTTCTAAATACGTTTAAAAGAAAACAAGTAATTGCAGATCAAGAAAACTTAGAAAGTTCTTCTTTAAAGCTGATTAAAAATTCAAAGCACTTAACATATATTGCTTTAATTACAGGAATTGGAGTAGTAGTAGCAAAATTAGTAGATTTTCAATTTAGTGATTTTGCTCAAAAAGCATTACCAGATTCTGATGATTTGGCTGCATTTTTTGGTTTTTGGTTTTCAACATTTAATGTAATTGCATTGGTAATTCAGTTATTTTTAACCAATAAAGTCTTAACAAGATTGGGGGTTTCTACAACCTTGTTAATTTTACCATTAACTATTGCATTTGGTAGTTTATTGTTTTTAACCTTTCCAGAATTATGGGTTTTAATCATCATAAAAGGTATTGATGGTAGCGCGAAACAATCTGTTAATAAAGCTGCAGTAGAATTGTCTATTATGCCAATTCCTATTCAAATTAAAAATCAAGCAAAGTCTTATATCGATGTTGTAATCGATAGTATAGCAACTGGTTTTGCTGGGTTTTTATTAATTTTTCTAATTAAAAGATTAAACTTAGATACAACATACATCACTGTAATTATTCTCTTTTTTACGTTTGTGTGGATCTTGTTTATCTACAAGCTAAGAGAAGCTTATTTTACGTCTTTTAAAGAGAATATTCAGAAAACGCTTACATTAGAAAATGTAAAAAGTAAAAAGCGTACAAATACAATTGCCGATTTTAAGCAAATTCTTTCTAGCGGAAATGAAGAAGCTATTTTAAGTGCTTTAAATCGATTAAAAGATTATAAGCAAACCAATTTTAATCAGGCAATAATTAGGCTTTTAGAACATCCTTCAAATAAAATAAAAACAAAAGCGATAGAATATTTAGATGCTTTTGAGAGTGTTAATATTCTAGATAAAGTAGAAGTTCTTGTTTATGAAAAAGATGATTTATTAGTTTACATTGCTTTGGATTATATTTTAGCTCATTCGCCAATTTCTGATACGTCATTTTTTAATAAATATTTAAATCATTCTAATGAGTATATCGCAAACGGAGCATTACATTCTTTAGCAAAACAAAGCTATAATAATGCAAAACTAGGCTTAAAATACAATGTTTTAGGTAGGTTAGATGAAAAAGTAGTTGCTTTAAATAATGGTAATTTATCTGATAGACAAGAAGTTTTAGCTGGTTTATTAATGAGCATTGCGTATGTAAGAATGACGAGTAATTATCATTTAATTAGCAAGCACTTAAAAAACAGTAATCCTTATATTGCTAAGTTTGCAACCATTTCTGCAGGTATAACTTCGGATGAAATTTTTATTGACGATTTATTAAATCTTTTACTAAAAAAGAAATATCGTAAAAGGGCTGTAAAAGCGCTTAAAAACTACGGACCTAAAATTATCGATTACCTTTTTAAACTCGATAAAAAAGGAATTTTAAAACCCTCTATAAAAAAACATTTACCTAGAATTGTAGAGTCTTTTAAAAATGAAAAATCTGTAAAAATCTTATTGCGTTTACTAAGAAGTCGAAATGCAGTAACAAGATTATACGCCTCTAATTCTTTGATTAAAATTCTAAAGAAAAATAAAAACTTATCTGTAAGCAACCGTGTTGTTAAAAATCAAATTTTAAGAGAAAGTAATTATTATAAAAATACATTAGAAATTATTACTTCAATAGAAAATTTAATAAACTTAGAGAGCTCTTTATCCGAAGAAGGAATAACAGAATTAAATGTAGTTAGAAATAATTTAATTTCAGAATTAGAAATACTATTAGATAACAACTTAAAAGCAATATTTAATCTTTTAAGTTTGTTGTATAATGCCGAAGATATAAAGATGACTTATGTCGGAATTCAGAGTGAAATAAAAGAAGCCAAAATTAATTCGTTAGAGTTTTTAGACAATATTTTACAAAGTAAAATTAAAACGATGGTCTTGCCAATTATAGAGTATTATGTAGTTGATGATGCTAATTACAAAGCTACTATTATAAATTTAAACCCGATAAAAGAAAGAAAAGCTCTTAGAAGAATTATTAGAATGGGGAATTTTAAATTAAAAATTCTTGTTATTAAATATGTTCAAATATCTAACAACAAGAACTTAATTTCTGTTTTGCTTCCCTTAAAACAATTTAAAAATGTAGATGTTAAAGCTTTGGCAACTAAAACATATCATCTTTTTATCTCAAATAACAATTAA
- the ettA gene encoding energy-dependent translational throttle protein EttA yields the protein MSDDKKVIFSMNKVSKTYQSTGKQVLKDIYLSFFYGAKIGILGLNGSGKSTLLKIIAGVEKNFQGDVTFSPGYKVGYLEQEPQLDPEKTVLEVVKEGVAETVAILDEYNKINDMFGLEEVYSDADKMEKLMAQQAELQDKIDAANAWELDTKLEIAMDALRTPDSDKKIGVLSGGEKRRVALCRLLLQEPEILLLDEPTNHLDAESVHWLEHHLAQYKGTVIAVTHDRYFLDNVAGWILELDRGEGIPWKGNYSSWLDQKSNRMAQESKTASKRQKTLERELEWVKQGAKGRQTKQKARLKNYDKLMSQDQKQVDEKLEIFIPNGPRLGTNVIEATGVSKAFDDKILYENLEFNLPQAGIVGIIGPNGAGKTTIFKMIMGEENPDNGSFKVGETAKIAYVDQAHSDINPDKTIWENFSDGQDLVMMGGKQVNSRAYLSRFNFSGSEQNKKVSTLSGGERNRLHLAMTLKEEGNVLLLDEPTNDLDVNTLRALEEGLENFAGCAVVISHDRWFLDRICTHILAFEGNSEVYFFEGSFSDYEENKKKRLGGDLMPKRIKYKKLIR from the coding sequence ATGAGCGACGATAAGAAAGTTATCTTTTCGATGAATAAGGTTTCTAAAACCTATCAATCTACAGGAAAGCAAGTTTTAAAAGATATATATTTAAGTTTTTTCTATGGTGCCAAAATTGGTATTCTTGGTTTAAACGGTTCTGGTAAATCTACTTTGTTAAAAATTATTGCAGGTGTAGAAAAAAACTTTCAAGGTGATGTTACTTTTTCGCCAGGTTATAAAGTAGGTTATTTAGAGCAAGAACCACAATTAGATCCAGAAAAAACTGTTTTAGAAGTTGTAAAAGAAGGTGTTGCAGAAACTGTTGCCATTTTAGATGAGTACAACAAAATTAACGACATGTTTGGCTTAGAAGAAGTATATTCTGATGCCGATAAGATGGAAAAGTTAATGGCGCAACAAGCCGAGTTACAAGATAAAATTGATGCTGCCAATGCTTGGGAATTAGATACCAAGTTAGAAATTGCTATGGATGCATTAAGAACGCCAGATTCTGATAAGAAAATAGGTGTACTTTCTGGTGGAGAAAAAAGAAGAGTTGCTTTATGTAGACTTTTATTACAAGAACCAGAAATTTTATTATTAGATGAGCCAACAAACCATTTAGATGCAGAATCTGTACATTGGTTAGAGCATCATTTAGCACAATATAAAGGAACGGTAATTGCTGTAACACACGATAGATATTTCTTAGATAATGTTGCCGGTTGGATTTTAGAATTGGATAGAGGAGAAGGAATTCCTTGGAAAGGAAATTACTCTTCTTGGTTAGATCAAAAATCTAATAGAATGGCACAAGAAAGCAAAACAGCTTCTAAACGTCAAAAAACATTAGAACGAGAGTTAGAATGGGTAAAACAAGGTGCTAAAGGTAGACAAACAAAGCAGAAAGCTCGTTTGAAAAATTACGACAAGTTAATGAGTCAAGATCAAAAACAAGTTGATGAAAAACTTGAGATTTTTATACCAAACGGACCAAGATTAGGTACCAATGTTATTGAAGCTACTGGAGTTTCTAAAGCTTTTGATGATAAAATTTTATATGAAAACCTAGAATTTAACCTTCCGCAAGCAGGTATTGTTGGTATTATTGGGCCAAATGGAGCTGGTAAAACAACTATCTTTAAAATGATTATGGGAGAAGAAAACCCAGATAACGGTAGTTTTAAAGTAGGTGAAACAGCTAAAATTGCATATGTAGATCAAGCACATTCAGATATTAATCCTGATAAAACAATTTGGGAAAACTTTTCTGATGGACAAGATTTAGTTATGATGGGTGGTAAGCAAGTGAATTCTCGTGCTTATTTAAGTCGTTTTAATTTCTCTGGAAGCGAGCAAAACAAAAAAGTTTCTACACTTTCTGGTGGAGAAAGAAACAGATTGCATTTGGCCATGACACTTAAAGAAGAAGGAAATGTTTTACTTTTAGATGAGCCAACAAACGATTTAGATGTAAATACTTTAAGAGCTTTAGAAGAAGGTTTAGAAAACTTTGCTGGTTGTGCGGTTGTAATTAGTCACGATAGATGGTTTTTAGATAGAATTTGTACACATATTTTAGCTTTTGAAGGTAACAGTGAAGTATATTTCTTTGAAGGTTCTTTCTCTGATTACGAAGAGAATAAGAAGAAGCGTTTAGGTGGAGATTTAATGCCAAAACGTATTAAATACAAAAAGTTAATACGATAA
- a CDS encoding DinB family protein, with translation MIEAIEQNLQRGVQLLKNISDDQYRNKSVGPYHSSIGCHMRHILDVYSCIFNGLEDGYIDLSVRERNECAENETSVGLEYFNTVIKRLNEISTEDFNKSVKICDNVGLGNETANYTVAAALMQAQSHTTHHYASIGYLIYQLGIELPVADFGFNPSTVKR, from the coding sequence ATGATTGAAGCCATCGAGCAGAATTTACAAAGAGGAGTACAATTATTAAAAAATATTTCTGATGATCAATACAGAAATAAGTCCGTAGGACCGTATCACTCAAGTATTGGTTGTCATATGAGACATATTTTAGACGTTTACTCTTGTATTTTTAATGGCTTAGAAGATGGTTATATAGACCTTTCTGTAAGAGAAAGAAATGAGTGTGCAGAGAATGAAACTAGCGTTGGGCTAGAGTATTTTAATACTGTTATAAAAAGATTGAATGAGATTTCTACAGAAGATTTTAATAAAAGCGTTAAAATTTGTGATAATGTAGGTTTAGGAAATGAAACGGCTAATTATACAGTTGCAGCTGCGTTAATGCAAGCACAAAGTCATACCACACACCATTATGCAAGTATAGGTTATCTTATTTATCAATTAGGTATCGAATTACCTGTTGCAGATTTTGGTTTTAATCCAAGTACAGTAAAGCGTTAA
- a CDS encoding CAL67264 family membrane protein, which translates to MGMNKNTVLAWATFIMILVGLGLIALGAFRYDDVAGYGFASVGVGFFAIAWVFNALKGRV; encoded by the coding sequence ATGGGAATGAATAAGAATACAGTGCTTGCGTGGGCAACATTTATAATGATACTTGTAGGCTTGGGTTTAATTGCATTAGGTGCTTTTAGATATGATGATGTTGCAGGTTATGGTTTTGCCTCTGTAGGTGTAGGTTTTTTTGCGATTGCTTGGGTTTTTAATGCCCTAAAAGGAAGAGTATAG
- a CDS encoding serine hydrolase: MYLQKIKNHLLTLTILLSTIVYGQSLPISHVAEIDPIAQIEDPQLKTILVNEINSNKKWKRLIAGKQMSIGIVDLSDATNYRYAGMNDNFMMYAASLPKIAILLAAMDAIENKELEYTDEIKKDLRLMISKSNNQASTRMIDRLGYKKIEQVLRAPKNKLYDEKVGGGLWVGKRYAASGKRNPDPLKGLSHAATTRQVCSFYYQLALGNLISTERSTEMLEIMKDPKLHHKFVNTLDKIAPQATIYRKSGSWRNYHSDSALVWGPERKYIIVALIDNDYGEQIIRNLVRPLEKVLKKTRSL; encoded by the coding sequence ATGTATTTACAGAAAATTAAGAATCATTTATTAACACTTACAATATTATTATCTACTATTGTTTACGGACAAAGCTTACCGATAAGCCATGTTGCAGAAATCGATCCTATTGCTCAAATAGAAGATCCGCAGTTAAAAACAATTTTGGTTAATGAGATTAATTCCAATAAAAAATGGAAACGATTAATTGCAGGTAAGCAAATGTCTATTGGTATTGTAGATCTAAGTGATGCAACAAATTATAGATATGCTGGTATGAATGATAATTTTATGATGTATGCCGCAAGTTTACCTAAAATAGCCATTCTTTTGGCGGCTATGGATGCCATTGAAAATAAAGAATTAGAGTATACTGATGAAATTAAAAAAGATTTACGATTAATGATTAGTAAATCGAATAATCAGGCTTCTACAAGAATGATTGATAGACTTGGTTATAAAAAAATTGAACAGGTATTAAGAGCTCCTAAAAATAAATTATACGACGAAAAAGTTGGTGGAGGTTTATGGGTAGGAAAAAGATATGCAGCTTCTGGTAAAAGAAATCCAGATCCTTTAAAAGGTTTAAGTCATGCAGCAACTACAAGACAAGTTTGTAGCTTTTATTATCAATTAGCTTTAGGTAATTTAATTAGTACAGAACGTTCTACAGAAATGTTAGAAATTATGAAAGACCCAAAGTTGCATCATAAATTTGTAAACACTTTAGATAAAATTGCACCACAAGCAACTATTTATAGAAAATCGGGTTCTTGGAGAAATTACCATTCTGATTCTGCCTTAGTTTGGGGTCCAGAAAGAAAATATATTATTGTTGCTTTAATTGATAACGATTATGGTGAACAAATAATTAGAAACTTAGTAAGACCATTAGAAAAAGTATTAAAAAAAACACGTTCTTTATAG
- a CDS encoding PEP/pyruvate-binding domain-containing protein yields the protein MKTKLLLSFAFALLFGTTNYAKQKSNNDIKKLISSYKKDIRGPYYRIKWYCKDGSVRDSKDPCPDSIGGGIQHASFKESALDLRKTNHLFFGEILASLNNQDFLDSENNYSRLKQYQLGKYLASIDDGWVLKKGQYYRGSVQSEDEEAWGKQFFETVLKDDSFVNNNYYLVRQALKDIPHNGDSNIAQQMRSESKVLAEEIPEFMDIRIKIHGNPEKTDIYLVESFIKKNASKIDSKEKKIFDKLLQTMQEFYAPLNYKTIANEISKIKDKNNVLSSLNDFLNEDKSNLSAKDIVIKITENLDFLRYNITLFNNSKDRLALLDLTNQLEKILLIETQKWQPATLEETILKTQTLTCASYATGLVEAWEFDLIKPIYATTLLNDKITLKDLNSLVTSARRVVEWSTSLVKANYQETVNKYADFESFAYGFIDDRIRNSVTLNLGETVSKLNTFASDISNVNNNVMNISNQGAIRGLNPGYAFGKLIVVDGNPENIEVNTNNIYIFQKPPSDLKPVAGIMTVSEGNLVSHVQLLARNLGIPNAALSSDNLKSLEKYANKNVFYAVSNKGNVILKLENDMSDEEQKLFNKKERTKNMITVPTDKLRLDVSKIINMKDVKASDSGILCGPKAANLGELKNLFPNKVVDGIIIPFGVFKSHMNKEMPSKNKTYWQFLNETFNKATQLKKGNVTEDEIEKIVIASLKELHTAILNIDLDASFIKDLKSNFSSVFGDNLGNVPVFLRSDTNMEDLKEFTGAGLNLTLFNILKEEKIINGIKQVWASAYSERSFKWRQKYLLNPENVYPSILIIPSVDVDYSGVMITKGINEGAENDLTVAFSRGAGGAVDGQSAETRLITDNSSFLLSPARQPDYIRLPATGNTKKYYTTFNKPILNYNNINEIRELASEIREKIGKQNDDNHAYDVEFGFKDDKLWLFQIRPFVENKQAKSSEYLNAISPKTDSNKEIKLKEKI from the coding sequence ATGAAAACAAAACTACTACTCTCTTTTGCTTTTGCATTATTATTTGGAACTACAAATTATGCAAAACAAAAATCTAATAATGATATAAAAAAACTAATATCTTCTTACAAAAAGGATATTCGCGGACCTTATTACCGCATAAAATGGTATTGTAAAGATGGTTCTGTTAGAGATTCTAAAGATCCTTGTCCAGACTCTATTGGTGGTGGTATTCAGCATGCGTCTTTTAAAGAATCTGCATTAGATTTAAGAAAAACAAATCACTTATTCTTTGGAGAAATCTTAGCTAGCTTAAACAATCAAGATTTTTTAGATTCAGAAAATAATTATAGTAGATTAAAACAATATCAATTAGGTAAATATCTTGCAAGTATAGATGATGGTTGGGTTCTTAAAAAAGGACAATACTACAGAGGTTCTGTACAATCTGAGGATGAAGAAGCTTGGGGAAAACAGTTTTTTGAAACTGTTTTAAAAGACGATAGTTTTGTTAACAATAATTACTATTTGGTAAGACAAGCTTTAAAAGATATACCACACAATGGAGATTCTAATATTGCACAACAAATGCGCAGCGAATCTAAAGTTCTGGCAGAAGAAATACCAGAATTTATGGATATCAGAATTAAAATTCATGGCAATCCAGAAAAAACAGATATTTATTTGGTTGAAAGTTTTATCAAAAAAAATGCTTCTAAAATAGATTCAAAAGAGAAGAAAATTTTTGACAAACTTTTACAAACAATGCAAGAGTTTTATGCTCCTTTAAATTATAAAACTATTGCTAATGAAATTTCTAAAATAAAGGATAAAAATAACGTTTTAAGTAGTTTAAATGATTTTTTAAATGAAGACAAATCTAATTTAAGTGCAAAAGATATTGTTATAAAAATTACAGAAAATTTAGACTTTTTAAGATATAATATTACGCTATTTAATAATAGTAAAGATCGTTTGGCTCTTTTAGATTTAACTAATCAATTAGAAAAAATTTTATTAATCGAAACTCAAAAGTGGCAACCCGCTACTTTAGAAGAAACCATCTTAAAAACACAAACTTTAACATGCGCTTCTTACGCTACAGGTTTAGTTGAAGCCTGGGAATTCGATTTGATAAAACCAATATATGCAACAACACTACTAAATGATAAGATAACACTAAAAGACTTAAATTCTTTGGTAACTAGTGCGAGAAGAGTTGTAGAATGGAGTACATCTTTAGTAAAAGCAAATTATCAAGAAACGGTAAATAAATATGCCGATTTTGAATCTTTTGCTTACGGTTTTATTGATGATAGAATTCGAAATTCGGTTACTCTTAACCTAGGGGAAACGGTAAGCAAACTAAATACTTTTGCTTCAGATATTTCTAATGTTAACAATAACGTTATGAATATTAGCAACCAAGGTGCAATTAGAGGTTTAAATCCTGGTTATGCGTTTGGTAAGTTAATTGTTGTTGATGGTAATCCAGAAAATATCGAAGTGAACACTAACAATATTTATATTTTTCAAAAACCACCTTCAGATTTAAAACCTGTAGCTGGAATTATGACGGTTTCTGAAGGGAACTTAGTTTCTCACGTACAATTATTAGCAAGAAATTTAGGGATACCAAATGCCGCTTTGTCTAGTGATAATTTAAAATCATTAGAAAAATATGCGAATAAAAATGTTTTTTACGCTGTTTCTAATAAAGGGAATGTTATTCTAAAATTAGAGAATGACATGTCGGATGAAGAGCAAAAATTATTCAACAAAAAAGAAAGAACTAAAAATATGATTACGGTACCAACCGATAAATTAAGGTTAGATGTATCTAAAATTATAAACATGAAAGATGTTAAAGCATCTGATTCTGGTATTCTTTGCGGTCCGAAAGCTGCAAATTTGGGTGAATTAAAAAACCTATTTCCAAATAAAGTGGTTGACGGAATTATTATTCCTTTCGGAGTTTTTAAATCGCATATGAATAAAGAAATGCCATCAAAAAATAAAACTTACTGGCAATTTTTAAATGAAACTTTTAATAAGGCTACTCAATTAAAAAAAGGAAATGTTACTGAAGATGAAATCGAAAAAATTGTAATAGCATCTTTAAAAGAATTACATACAGCTATTTTAAATATAGATTTAGACGCTTCTTTTATAAAAGATTTAAAAAGTAATTTTTCATCAGTTTTTGGAGATAATTTAGGTAATGTTCCTGTTTTTTTAAGAAGTGATACTAATATGGAAGATTTAAAAGAATTTACAGGAGCTGGTTTAAACCTAACGTTGTTCAATATTTTAAAGGAAGAGAAAATTATAAATGGAATAAAGCAAGTTTGGGCTTCTGCATATTCTGAAAGAAGTTTTAAATGGCGTCAGAAATACTTATTAAATCCAGAAAATGTGTATCCATCAATATTAATCATACCAAGCGTAGATGTAGATTATTCTGGTGTAATGATTACCAAAGGGATAAATGAAGGTGCTGAAAATGATTTAACGGTTGCTTTTAGCAGAGGCGCTGGTGGTGCTGTAGATGGGCAATCTGCAGAAACAAGATTAATTACAGATAATAGCAGTTTTTTATTAAGTCCGGCAAGACAACCAGATTATATTAGACTTCCTGCAACCGGAAACACTAAAAAGTATTATACCACTTTTAACAAACCTATTTTAAATTACAATAACATTAACGAAATAAGAGAATTAGCATCAGAAATAAGAGAGAAAATAGGGAAGCAAAATGACGATAATCATGCTTACGATGTAGAATTTGGTTTTAAAGATGATAAACTTTGGTTGTTTCAAATAAGACCATTTGTAGAAAATAAACAGGCAAAAAGTTCTGAATATTTAAACGCAATTTCACCAAAAACTGACAGTAACAAGGAAATTAAATTAAAAGAAAAAATATAA